From the Theobroma cacao cultivar B97-61/B2 chromosome 2, Criollo_cocoa_genome_V2, whole genome shotgun sequence genome, one window contains:
- the LOC18607757 gene encoding protein RER1A: protein MEGIGGDGASVASPLPQWGHDAWRMYQYYLDKTTPHTAYRWIGTLVIAAIYCLRVYYVQGFYIVSYGLGIYLLNLLIGFLSPLVDPEIEASDGPLLPTKGSDEFKPFIRRLPEFKFWYSMTKAFCIAFVMTFFSVFDVPVFWPILLCYWIVLFVLTMRRQIAHMVKYKYIPFNIGKQKYTGKKASASSSGSRGD, encoded by the exons ATGGAGGGAATTGGAGGCGACGGTGCATCAGTGGCATCACCTTTGCCTCAATGGGGGCATGATGCTTGGAGGATGTATCAGTATTATCTGGATAAGACTACTCCTCATACAGCTTATAGGTGGATTGGAACCCTTGTTATAGCAGCTATCTACTGTTTGCGGGTCTATTATGTTCAAGGGTTTTACATAGTTTCATATGGACTTGGGATCTACCTGCTGAATTTGCTAATTGGGTTTTTGTCTCCTCTGGTCGATCCTGAAATTGAAGCTTCTGATGGGCCTTTACTGCCAACAAAAGGTTCAGATGAATTCAAGCCGTTTATTCGTAGGCTACCTGAGTTTAAGTTCtg GTACTCCATGACAAAGGCTTTCTGCATAGCATTTGTCATGACTTTCTTTTCCGTATTTGATGTTCCTGTCTTTTGGCCTATATTGCTTTGTTATTGGATTGTTCTCTTTGTCCTTACAATGAGGCGTCAGATTGCACACATGGTCAAATACAAGTATATCCCATTCAACATTGGAAAGCAG AAATACACTGGTAAGAAAGCTTCTGCAAGTAGCAGTGGCTCCCGCGGGGATTGA
- the LOC18607759 gene encoding isoflavone reductase homolog: MAEKSKILVIGGTGYIGKFIVEASAKAGHPTFVLVREATLSNPAKSNTVDTFKTLGVNFLHGDLYDHESLVKAIKQVDVVISTVGHAQLVDQDKIIAAIKEAGNVKRFFPSEFGNDVDRVHAVEPAKTAFATKAKIRRAVEAQGIPYTYVSSNFFAGYFLPTLSQPAATAPPRDKVIILGDGNAKAVFNKEDDIGTYTIKAVDDPRTLNKILYIRPPLNTYSFNDLVSLWEKKIGRTLERSYVSEEQLLKNIQEAAVPLNVILSIRHSVFVKGDHTNFEIEPSFGVEASELYPDVKYTTVEEYLDQFV, encoded by the exons ATGGCGGAGAAAAGCAAGATTCTGGTGATCGGAGGTACGGGGTACATCGGTAAGTTCATAGTGGAAGCGAGTGCAAAAGCCGGTCACCCTACGTTTGTTCTGGTTAGGGAAGCCACCCTCTCGAACCCTGCCAAATCCAACACCGTCGACACTTTCAAAACCTTAGGAGTCAATTTCCTTCAC GGAGATTTGTACGATCATGAGAGCTTGGTAAAGGCGATAAAGCAGGTGGACGTGGTGATATCAACAGTTGGTCACGCCCAGCTAGTTGATCAAGACAAGATCATCGCTGCCATTAAAGAAGCTGGCAATGTTAAG AGATTTTTTCCTTCGGAATTTGGGAATGACGTGGACCGTGTGCATGCGGTGGAGCCGGCGAAAACAGCCTTTGCTACAAAGGCTAAAATCCGACGAGCCGTCGAAGCTCAAGGAATACCCTACACCTACGTGTCGTCGAATTTTTTCGCCGGATATTTCCTTCCCACTTTGTCACAACCTGCAGCCACCGCACCCCCAAGAGATAAAGTCATCATTTTAGGGGATGGAAATGCCAAAG CTGTTTTCAACAAGGAAGATGATATAGGCACATATACTATCAAAGCTGTGGATGATCCCAGAACCCTGAACAAAATCCTCTACATTAGACCCCCTCTCAACACGTATTCATTCAATGATCTTGTCTCCTTGTGGGAAAAGAAGATTGGCAGAACCCTTGAGAGGAGCTATGTTTCAGAAGAACAACTGCTGAAAAACATTCAAG AAGCTGCCGTTCCACTGAATGTGATATTGTCAATCAGACACTCTGTTTTTGTCAAAGGAGATCACACCAACTTTGAAATTGAACCTTCATTTGGAGTTGAGGCTTCGGAGCTGTACCCGGATGTCAAGTATACTACCGTTGAAGAGTATCTTGATCAGTTTGTCTGA
- the LOC18607760 gene encoding probable pinoresinol-lariciresinol reductase 3: MEEKSRVLIIGATGRLGCHLAKFSLQHGHPTFILIRDSSLTDPNKVQKLNFLLTAGAIPLKGSLEDEKSLVEAVKRMDVVICSIPSKQALDQKLLIQVIKESGCIKKFIPSEFGVDPDKIQISDLDHQFYSRKAEVRRLVEAEGIPYTYICCNLLMSYLLPWLAQPGLKVPPKDKVTIFGDGNAKAVFVKDIDVAAFTISAIDDPRTLNKTLYLRPPGNVYSMNELVAIWENKIAKKLEKIYVPEEELLKKIKETPYPDNMEMIFIYSAFVKGDHTYFNIEAAGVDGTQLYPHLKYTTVSEHLDTLL, translated from the exons ATGGAGGAGAAGAGCAGGGTCCTGATAATAGGAGCAACGGGAAGATTAGGTTGCCATTTAGCCAAATTTAGTCTCCAACATGGTCACCCCACTTTTATTCTTATCAGAGACTCCTCTTTAACTGATCCAAACAAAGTTCAAAAACTCAACTTTCTTCTAACTGCTGGTGCTATTCCCCTCAAG GGTTCACTTGAAGATGAGAAGAGTCTCGTGGAAGCAGTGAAGCGAATGGATGTAGTTATCTGTTCAATCCCATCAAAACAGGCTCTTGACCAGAAACTACTCATCCAGGTTATTAAAGAATCTGGGTGCATTAAG AAGTTCATTCCATCCGAATTCGGTGTAGATCCTGACAAAATTCAGATATCTGACCTGGACCATCAATTCTATTCTCGAAAAGCTGAGGTTAGGCGCCTTGTAGAAGCTGAAGGCATTCCTTATACTTACATTTGCTGCAACCTTTTGATGAGTTATTTACTTCCATGGCTAGCTCAACCTGGCTTAAAGGTTCCCCCAAAGGACAAGGTCACTATTTTTGGAGATGGAAATGCTAAAG CTGTCTTCGTGAAGGATATTGATGTTGCTGCTTTCACCATCAGTGCCATAGACGATCCCAGAACACTTAATAAGACTTTGTATCTGAGACCCCCTGGAAATGTATACTCCATGAATGAGCTGGTAGCTATTTGGGAGAATAAAATTGCTAAGAAACTTGAGAAGATTTATGTGCCCGAAGAGGAGcttcttaaaaaaatcaaag AGACTCCTTACCCAGACAACATGGAGATGATATTCATATATTCTGCCTTTGTAAAGGGAGATCATACGTACTTCAATATCGAGGCTGCTGGAGTTGATGGTACACAACTGTACCCACACTTGAAATACACTACAGTCAGCGAGCATTTAGACACTCTACTGTGA
- the LOC18607756 gene encoding uncharacterized protein LOC18607756, producing MSNRVAQSDHHSAGTARHSIHHYQAAWMDHWKNTSRKPSTEVHSHLLRKDDHSNSKHHPLLSGPEMETDISNYAQGFREVSEARTVDTMSKNSKMGSRKFGKEVLDGQPPPMFNISGNRESAMASKNNAGTSSKGEVVKYQIDLNNCYNSITMGRSEWAHPEMEFPSRERKFQPEGISRVPEQLVKSHEFLEKNNLAVSSSFQDDIGSSSKIVPYVMNSGVAPMQSVTCQHENIDQVSPVVASKEHFTDGKFCSYSTFWVHEKKADTLFESRKLGSSLSRQRDAPLLLNDQLTNDSQLCSFLNKQSQKVENNSSNRLLPSLGYPEVAKSGKAYDENFLLPKVPRSVHDVKTMRICTTIDSVEELPRGPSKFSQTTHKFFITKKTGVNINEGGQVFKDSIVSPKLKGNMFSEFLSLSPSSGFHGQQGVKLQPLGSSSDSEEKDNVGDVGTSTVCLKHESSVETDAMELDVFQKSHLSSVALCPSDQNIKEIHNSSLFETENATGEEAGDKMANTELPDMNDGLPALPAVANSIDDGETSTSRTQSLDAEHLLSHAEQPSNFKTTACPDDSLGPETSIRWVKRLKLSTSDPFAPGPKSSKIGEGSSCERVNKIFNKISKCSKTSSDATVCGSHVRPELALDQTAMLLKNGDSTSSDSLRKSQDRRLSRSWIQRWCRHRAASPNKKPEAVVLCEPQSAKATLDELEKKRFPSIAAMALMGKAMSVFRPCEFRRSGSLIVWSTST from the exons ATGTCGAATCGTGTTGCACAATCAGATCACCATAGTGCTGGAACAGCTAGGCATTCCATCCATCATTACCAAGCTGCTTGGATGGATCATTGGAAGAATACAAGTCGTAAACCATCCACTGAGGTTCACAGTCATTTACTGCGTAAAGATGATCATAGCAATTCTAAGCATCATCCTTTGCTTTCTGGGCCTGAAATGGAAACCGATATTTCAAACTATGCTCAAGGATTTAGAGAAGTTTCTGAAGCCAGAACAGTTGACACCATGAGCAAGAATTCGAAAATGGGTTCAAGGAAGTTTGGGAAAGAAGTTTTAGATGGACAGCCTCCTCCAATGTTCAATATTTCAGGGAATAGGGAGAGTGCTATGGCTTCAAAGAATAATGCAGGTACTTCGTCTAAAGGTGAGGTGGTGAAGTATCAAATTGATCTCAATAATTGCTATAACTCTATTACTATGGGTAGAAGTGAGTGGGCTCATCCTGAAATGGAATTTCCATCTAGAGAACGTAAATTTCAGCCTGAAGGCATTTCAAGGGTTCCTGAGCAGCTGGTAAAATCTCATgaatttcttgaaaagaaCAACTTAGCTGTTTCATCATCTTTTCAGGATGATATTGGGTCAAGTTCTAAAATTGTACCATATGTAATGAATAGTGGAGTGGCTCCAATGCAATCCGTTACATGTCAGCATGAAAATATTGATCAAGTAAGTCCTGTTGTAGCATCCAAAGAGCACTTCACAGATGGTAAATTTTGCAGCTATTCTACCTTTTGGGTCCATGAGAAGAAAGCTGATACCCTTTTCGAGTCCAGAAAACTGGGGAGTTCATTATCTCGACAGAGAGATGCACCTCTATTACTTAATGATCAGTTGACCAACGATAGTCAGTTATGCTCTTTTCTTAATAAACAGAGTCAGAAGGTAGAAAACAATTCTAGTAATAGATTGCTTCCAAGCTTGGGCTAtcctgaggtggcaaaatcAGGAAAAGCATATGATGAAAATTTCTTGCTGCCAAAAGTACCTCGTTCTGTTCATGATGTCAAGACTATGAGAATATGTACCACTATAGATTCTGTGGAAGAATTACCCAGAGGTCCTTCTAAGTTTTCTCAGACAACTCACAAATTTTTCATTACAAAGAAGACTGGTGTGAACATAAACGAAGGAGGACAAGTGTTCAAAGACTCTATAGTCTCCCCCAAATTGAAGGGAAATATGTTCAGTGAGTTTCTGAGTTTATCTCCCAGTTCTGGTTTCCACGGTCAGCAAGGAGTGAAATTGCAACCTCTAGGGAGCTCCTCGGATAgtgaagaaaaagacaatGTTGGAGATGTCGGAACTTCTACTGTTTGCTTAAAGCATGAATCATCAGTTGAAACTGATGCTATGGAACTGGATGTTTTCCAGAAGAGCCATCTTTCAA GTGTGGCTTTATGTCCATCAGATCAG AACATCAAGGAgattcataattcatcattatttgAAACTGAGAATGCTACTGGAGAAGAAGCTGGCGACAAAATGGCAAATACTGAATTACCTGATATGAATGATGGGCTTCCTGCACTTCCAGCTGTGGCAAACTCAATAGACGATGGAGAAACAAGTACCTCCAGAACCCAGAGTTTAGATGCAGAGCATCTCCTTTCCCATGCTGAGCAGCcctcaaattttaaaactactGCTTGTCCAGATGATTCTCTGGGACCAGAGACAAGCATCAGATGGGTTAAACGTCTGAAGTTGAGCACTTCGGATCCTTTTGCTCCTGGTCCTAAGAGCTCTAAAATTGGAGAAGGTTCATCCTGTGAAAGGGTTAACAAGATCTTCAACAAAATCTCGAAATGCAGCAAAACTAGTTCAGATGCCACAGTATGTGGAAGCCATGTGAGACCAGAACTGGCACTTGATCAAACTGCAATGCTATTAAAGAACGGTGACTCCACTTCCAGTGATTCTTTGAGGAAAAGTCAAGATAGACGTCTTTCACGTTCTTGGATTCAAAGATGGTGTCGTCACAGAGCCGCGTCTCCAAACAAGAAGCCTGAAGCTGTGGTGCTATGTGAACCACAGAGTGCAAAGGCTACATTGGATGAACTCGAAAAGAAGCGGTTTCCGAGCATTGCAGCTATGGCTCTGATGGGGAAGGCCATGAGCGTTTTTCGTCCTTGTGAGTTTAGAAGAAGCGGGTCTTTGATAGTTTGGAGCACGAGCACCTGA
- the LOC18607758 gene encoding adoMet-dependent rRNA methyltransferase spb1 — protein sequence MGKVKGKHRLDKYYQLAKEHGYRSRASWKLVQLDSKFSFLNSAHAVLDLCAAPGGWMQVAVQRVPVGSLVLGLDLVPIAPIRGAIALQQDITKSECKSKIKRVMEEHGAPAFDVVLHDGSPNVGGAWAQEAMSQNALVIDSVKLATQFLAPKGTFVTKVFRSQDYSSVLYCLKQLFEKVEVDKPAASRSASAEIYLLGLRYKAPAKIDPRLLDVKHLFQGSVEPQKKVIDVLRVTKQKRHRDGYEDGETISKKVSTAADFIRSDSPLEILGSVTSITFGDPASLPIKDHSSTTEEIKALCDDLRVLGKQDFKCLLKWRLQLRKALSPSEKATSSTPATDVDKGEEENEDDKLLNEMEELTYAMERKKKRAKKLVAKRQAKDKSRKATGMQIDALEDGYIDHELFSLSSIKGKKDLAAVDSTEYDDGNNDLRGSKDEENQDKTEEESSSDIDSDEERRRYDEQIEEILDHAYEQYVAKKDGSTKQRKRAKEAYSDQLEGGDGDDIILSDHDSDKDEADPEANPLLVPLDDGEGPTQEEITNRWFGQDIFAEAVEQGDLGKYDSDDAMEVDNQVDRLPVPERAKEKKRQDERQIADKVKEKKTNNASGLNRSQLQAPRAEDDFEIVPAPATDSSDDSSSDDSEEEDVDTKAEILACAKKMLRKKQREQILDDAYNKYMFDYEGLPKWFLEEERRHHQPIKPVTKEEIAAMRAQFKEINARPAKKVAEAKARKKRVAMKKLEKVRQKANSISDQTDISDRSKRKQIEQLYKKAMPKKTQKEYVVAKKGVQVKAGKGKVLVDRRMKKDSRARGMGKSGKGGSKKGKNGKVRKGKGSVKASGNKENKGKKGVRA from the exons ATGGGTAAAGTGAAAGGAAAGCATAGGTTAGATAAGTACTACCAACTTGCCAAGGAACACGGCTACCGTTCCAGAGCATCATGGAAGCTAGTCCAACTCGACTCCAAGTTCTCCTTTTTAAATTCTGCCCACGCCGTCCTCGACCTCTGCGCCGCCCCTGGTGGTTGGATGCAGGTTGCTGTCCAGAGAGTTCCTGTTGGCAGCCTCGTACTCGGTCTCGACCTTGTTCCCATCGCCCCAATACGAGGTGCCATCGCCCTCCAACAAGACATAACCAAATCCGAATGTAAGTCCAAAATTAAACGGGTCATGGAAGAGCATGGGGCCCCGGCTTTTGATGTGGTTTTGCATGATGGATCCCCTAATGTTGGTGGAGCCTGGGCTCAGGAGGCAATGAGCCAAAATGCTTTGGTTATTGATTCTGTTAAGCTGGCTACCCAGTTCTTGGCTCCCAAGGGCACTTTTGTTACTAAGGTTTTTAGGTCCCAAGACTATAGTTCTGTTCTCTATTGTCTCAAGCAG TTATTTGAAAAGGTTGAGGTCGATAAACCCGCAGCTAGTCGTTCAGCATCAGCTGAGATTTATCTTTTGGGCCTGAGGTATAAAGCCCCTGCAAAGATTGATCCACGTCTTCTTGACGTCAAGCATCTATTTCAGGGATCAGTAGAACCACAGAAGaag GTGATTGATGTACTTAGggtaacaaaacaaaagagacACCGTGATGG TTATGAAGATGGAGAGACAATCTCAAAGAAGGTGTCTACAGCTGCTGACTTCATTAGGTCTGACTCTCCTCTTGAAATCCTAGGTTCAGTTACTTCCATAACCTTTGGCGATCCAGCTTCATTGCCTATTAAGGATCACAGTTCTACCACAGAAGAG ATCAAAGCTCTTTGTGATGATTTGCGTGTTTTGGGAAAGCAAGATTTCAAGTGCCTTTTGAA GTGGCGGTTGCAATTGAGAAAAGCTTTGTCTCCTTCAGAAAAGGCTACTTCTTCCACCCCTGCCACAGATGTTGACAAAGGGGAAGAAGAGAAcgaagatgataaattactcAATGAAATGGAGGAGCTCACATATGCTATGGAACGTAAGAAGAAAAGAGCAAAGAAGCTTGTAGCAAAAAGACAAGCTAAG GATAAATCACGGAAGGCAACAGGAATGCAAATAGATGCCTTGGAAGATGGTTATATTGATCATGAgttgttttctttgtcttcAATCAAG GGTAAGAAAGATCTAGCAGCAGTTGACTCCACTGAGTATGATGATGGGAATAATGACTTAAGGGGTAgcaaagatgaagaaaacCAGGACAAAACTGAAGAGGAGTCATCCAGTGATATTGATTCTGATGAAGAACGCAGAAG ATATGATGAACAAATCGAAGAGATTCTTGATCACGCTTATGAACAGTATGTGGCCAAAAAGGATGGAAGCACAAAGCAGAGGAAGCGTGCAAAAGAAGCCTACTCTGACCAGTTGGAG GGTGGTGATGGTGATGATATCATTCTTTCTGATCATGATTCAGACAAGGACGAGGCTGATCCTGAAGCAAATCCTCTCTTGGTACCACTGGATGATGGGGAAGGACCAACTCAGGAGGAGATTACAAACAGGTGGTTTGGTCAGGATATTTTTGCTGAAGCTGTAGAGCAGGGAGATTTAGGGAAGTATGACAGTGATGATGCAATGGAGGTTGATAACCAAGTGGACAGGCTACCTGTTCCTGAGAGggccaaagaaaagaaaaggcagGATGAAAGACAAATCGCTGACAAGgtcaaggaaaagaaaacaaacaatgCTTCGGGCCTCAATCGTAGTCAACTCCAGGCTCCTAGGGCGGAGGATGATTTTGAGATTGTCCCTGCTCCAGCTACAGATTCTAGTGATGATTCGTCTTCAGATGACTCAGAGGAAGAAGATGTTGATACAAAAGCTGAGATATTGGCTTGTGCGAAGAAGATGCTCAGGAAAAAGCAAAGGGAGCAAATTCTTGATGATGcctataataaatatatgtttGATTATGAGGGTTTACCCAAGTGGTTCTTAGAGGAGGAGAGGAGACACCACCAACCAATTAAGCCTGTTACGAAAGAAGAGATTGCTGCAATGCGAGCACAATTCAAAGAGATCAATGCTCGACCTGCTAAGAAAGTTGCAGAGGCAAAGGCTAGAAAGAAGCGGGTAGCAATGAAAAAGCTTGAGAAGGTTCGACAGAAAGCAAATAGTATATCAGACCAAACTGACATCTCTGATCGGTCAAAGAGGAAGCAAATTGAACAACTATACAAGAAGGCTATGCCCAAAAAGACCCAAAAGGAATATGTGGTTGCGAAGAAGGGCGTACAAGTCAAGGCTGGCAAAGGGAAAGTCCTTGTCGATCGGCGGATGAAAAAGGATTCGAGGGCACGCGGAATGGGTAAATCAGGAAAAGGTGGTTCAAAGAAGGGAAAGAACGGAAAAGTTAGGAAAGGCAAAGGATCCGTTAAGGCTTCAGGGAACAAggaaaacaaagggaaaaaaggtGTGCGCGCATGA